The nucleotide window CGAGGTGTCGCAGAGCGTCTCAAGCGCCCTCGACGATGATCCGGGAGATGACGGACGGCCCTACAACCTGGAGGTTTCCTCGCCCGGGGTATCCAGGCCGCTTACCCAGCCGCGCCACTGGCGGAGGAACATCGGCAGGCTGGTTGATGTAAAGCTGGCTGACGGCGAGGTGCTGGAAGGCCGTCTGATTGATGCTGATGAGACGTCGGTGACCCTGAAACCGCTGATGGCGGTCAAAAAGGGCACCAAACCGAAGTTCAGGGAAGACCGGGCAATTCCCTACGACAAAATCCGCAAGGGTACTGTCCAGGTCGAATTCGCCCACGCTGATGCCGAGGAATCCGGCGGCGACAATGACTGATTACGACCGCTGGTTGCTGAGGAGGCCCCAATGGATATAGATATGAGCGCTCTGCGGCTACTGGAACGGGAACGCGAGATCCCCCTGGAACTGCTGATCCCCACGATCGAGCAGGCACTCCTCGTCGCCTATCACAAGACGCCCGGAGCGCAGGAGATTGCCCGGGCAGAAGTGGATCGGCGGACAGGCCATGTGACCATCTGGGCTACCGAGGTCGACGACGACGGCGTGGCCATGGGTGAGTATGACGACACACCTACCGGGTTCGGCCGGATCGCGGCGAGCACAGCGCGCCAGATCATCCTGCAGCGGCTGCGTGATGCCGAGGACGACAACATCCTCGGTGAGTTCCGCGGCAAGGAAGGCGAGCTGGTGGCCGGTCTCATCCAGCAGGGCAACAATCCCCACATGATCCAGGTGAACCTGGGCTCGGTGGAGGCCTTGCTTCCGCCGCCGGAGCAGGTACCCGGTGAGAAATACCTTCACGGTACCCGCCTGCGGGCATTCGTCATTGATGTCCATCGCG belongs to Arthrobacter tumbae and includes:
- the rimP gene encoding ribosome maturation factor RimP, with amino-acid sequence MAGKSGKQNTAAKQNTSAPRRNTAAAHLDAAAEAARLIEFLRPTVEKHNLLLEDVEVRIVGSHRTLHVVVDLPDDGLDGVSLDTVSEVSQSVSSALDDDPGDDGRPYNLEVSSPGVSRPLTQPRHWRRNIGRLVDVKLADGEVLEGRLIDADETSVTLKPLMAVKKGTKPKFREDRAIPYDKIRKGTVQVEFAHADAEESGGDND
- the nusA gene encoding transcription termination factor NusA; this translates as MDIDMSALRLLEREREIPLELLIPTIEQALLVAYHKTPGAQEIARAEVDRRTGHVTIWATEVDDDGVAMGEYDDTPTGFGRIAASTARQIILQRLRDAEDDNILGEFRGKEGELVAGLIQQGNNPHMIQVNLGSVEALLPPPEQVPGEKYLHGTRLRAFVIDVHRGMKGPSITLSRSHPGLVRKLFELEVPEIADKSVEIVALAREAGHRTKIAVKAHVPGVNAKGACIGEMGSRVRAVMNELNDEKIDIVDFSEDPATFIASSLSPSRVSSVTITDEKTRSARVVVPDYQLSLAIGKEGQNARLAAKLTGWRIDIASDAAGA